A genomic window from Tachyglossus aculeatus isolate mTacAcu1 chromosome 9, mTacAcu1.pri, whole genome shotgun sequence includes:
- the KAT14 gene encoding cysteine-rich protein 2-binding protein — translation MDNSIHMRALMSRHDDEATRTSTSEGLEEGEVEGETLLIVESEDQASVDLSHDQSGDSLNSDEGDSSWMEELSYFCEKCQKWIPASQLREQLSYLKGDNFFRFTCSDCSEDGKEQFERLKLTWQQVVMLAMYNLSLEGSGRQGYFRWKEDICSFIEKHWTFLLGSRKKTSTWWSTVAGCLSVGSPVFFRSGAQEFGEPGWWKLVHNKPPTMKPEGEKLSASALKVKASKPPLDPIITVEGLRKRASRNPVESAMELKEKRSRTQEAKEIRRAQKEAAGFLDRSTSSTPVKFISRSRRPDMILEKGEVIDFSSLSSSDRTPLTSPSPSPSLDFSAPGTPASHSATPSLLSEADLIPDVMPPQALFHDDEEMDGVIDPGIEYVPPSSGASASGPMVGGRKKVKPLEQIKQEIESEEEKTERMEVDSEDTEDSNTSLQARGREKRKSHVEKDNKPKGPKYTPVSIYEEKLLLRRLEACPNAVTMTPEARRLKRKLIVRQAKRERGLPLFDLDQVVNAALLLVDGIYGAKEGGASRYPTGRATYRTTCQDFRILDRYQTTLPSRKGFRHQTTKFLYRLVGSEDMVADHSIVSPYTSRVLKPYIRRDYETKPPKLQLLAEIRTYPYKNDTNWKPQPEAPIDYCYVRPNHIPTINSMCHEFFWPGIDLSECLQYPDFSVVVLYKKVIIAFGFMVPDVKYNEAYISFLFVHPEWRRAGIATFMIYHLIQTCMGKDVTLHVSASNSAMLLYQKFGFKTEEYVLDFYDKYYPLESKECKHAFFLRLRR, via the exons ATGGACAATAGCATTCACATGAGGGCCCTGATGAGTCGGCACGATGATGAAGCAACTAGAACATCCACGTCGGAAGGCTTGGAGGAGGGTGAGGTGGAAGGCGAGACCCTCCTGATAGTCGAGTCGGAAGACCAAGCATCCGTGGATTTATCTCATGATCAGAGCGGGGACTCCCTCAACAGCGACGAAGGGGACTCCTCTTGGATGGAGGAGTTGTCCTACTTCTGCGAGAAGTGCCAAAAATGGATACCAGCCA GTCAGCTTAGGGAACAACTCAGCTACCTCAAGGGTGATAACTTCTTCCGGTTTACTTGCTCAGATTGCTCCGAAGATGGTAAAGAGCAGTTTGAAAGGCTGAAGCTGACGTGGCAGCAG GTTGTGATGTTGGCCATGTATAATTTGTCTCTGGAAGGAAGTGGACGTCAAGGCTACTTCAGGTGGAAAGAAGATATTTGTTCGTTTATTGAGAAACATTGGACATTCTTACTAGGGAGCAG GAAAAAGACTTCAACTTGGTGGAGCACCGTAGCGGGCTGTCTTTCTGTGGGAAGCCCCGTGTTCTTCCGCTCCGGGGCTCAGGAATTTGGAGAACCAGGATGGTGGAAACTCGTTCACAACAAGCCTCCAACAATGAAACCTGAGGGAGAAAAACTCTCTGCTTCTGCCCTGAAAGTAAAAG CATCCAAACCACCTTTGGATCCCATCATTACCGTGGAGGGGCTTAGGAAGCGAGCGAGTCGCAATCCTGTGGAATCAGCCATGGAGCTGAAGGAGAAGCGATCACGCACACAGGAGGCCAAGGAGATTCGGAGAGCCCAGAAAGAGGCAGCAGGCTTTCTTGACAGGAGCACGTCGTCCACCCCTGTCAAATTCATTAGTCGGAGCCGGCGACCGGACATGATTCTCGAGAAAGGAGAAGTTATTGACTTTTCCTCCCTGAGTTCTTCTGACCGCACCCCTCTGACaagcccttctccttctccttccctggatTTCTCTGCTCCCGGAACACCCGCCTCTCATTCGGCCACTCCTAGTCTGCTGTCAGAAGCCGATCTTATTCCAGATGTCATGCCACCTCAAGCCTTGTTTCACG ATGATGAAGAGATGGATGGCGTTATAGACCCAGGAATAGAGTATGTTCCTCCTTCCAGTGGAGCGTCAGCTTCTGGGCCCATGGTAGGGGGCAGAAAGAAAGTCAAGCCCCTTGAACAAATAAAACAAGAGATagagagtgaggaagagaaaaCTGAAAGGATGGAAGTGGACAGTGAAGACACCGAGGACTCCAACACCTCACTGCAGGCTCGAGGGCGAGAAAAGAGGAAGTCCCATGTGGAGAAGGACAACAAACCGAAAGGCCCCAAGTACACACCTGTTAGCATCTATGAAGAAAAGCTTCTTTTGAGGCGACTTGAGGCCTGTCCCAATGCCGTGACCATGACTCCGGAGGCCAGGAGACTGAAGCGCAAGTTGATCGTGAGGCAGGCCAAGAGAGAGAGGGGATTGCCACTTTTTGACTTAGACCAGGTTGTTAATGCCGCCCTTCTCTTGGTGGATGGGATTTATGGAGCCAAAGAAGGTGGAGCTTCCAGATATCCCACTGGACGTGCCACCTACAGAACTACATGTCAGGATTTCAGAATCCTAGACCGATACCAG ACGACTTTGCCATCCAGGAAAGGATTTCGGCACCAGACTACTAAATTTTTATATCGGTTGGTAGGATCAGAAGATATGGTGGCAGACCATAGTATTGTCAGCCCTTACACATCTCGGGTCCTGAAACCTTATATCAG GCGTGATTATGAGACAAAACCTCCCAAACTCCAGCTGCTAGCGGAGATTCGGACCTATCCTTATAAAAATGACACAAACTGGAAGCCTCAGCCTGAAGCCCCCATCGATTATTGCTACGTCCGTCCGAATCATATCCCTACTATAAACTCGATGTGTCATGAATTTTTCTGGCCTG GAATTGACTTATCAGAATGCCTGCAGTATCCAGATTTCAGTGTTGTCGTCCTTTACAAGAAAGTCATTATTGCCTTTGGCTTCATGGTCCCTGATGTGAAATATAATGAAGCCTACATCTCTTTTCTGTTTGTCCATCCTGAGTGGAGGCGAGCAGGGATTGCTACTTTTATGATTTATCATCTTATTCAG ACCTGCATGGGCAAAGACGTAACTCTTCACGTCTCAGCAAGCAACTCCGCTATGCTACTGTACCAAAAATTTGGATTTAAGACCGAAGAATATGTCTTGGACTTTTATGACAAATATTATCCCTTGGAAAGTAAGGAGTGCAAACATGCATTTTTTCTGAGATTGAGACGCTGA